A stretch of DNA from Acidobacteriota bacterium:
CTCAAACCTCCAACCTCCAACCTTCCAGCATGTTCACGATCTCCTGACCGCCGGGACCGGCAAACATTGCAACCTTCGCTGCCGCCATGCGTCTCTATTGGTAGCACCAACGTCCGACGGCGAGAAATCCGAAAGGGGAGCAATGTGATGATCCGGGAAGCGAGTTCCAGTGCAGCCGAGCGAATCGAGGGGGGAAGCGTGGACGTGGTGATCGGAATGGCGGCAGTGAAACCGGAGATCGAGGTCGCCAGGGAAATCCTCTCCTTTCTGCCGGAAGAGATCATCCTCTCCGAAGAGTCGGATCGAGGAGTGGTCCGCTACCATGTTTCCGATTCGATGGACGGATGGAAGCTGAGGGAGATCGTATTCAGCAGGAAGAGCCTTCTCAGGCTGATCGACGACCCGAACCGGGACGTCAAGATCTCCTACATGCGTCGCGAGATCGAGCGCGCGGCGCCCTCGCGCACGCAGTGGCTGTTCCCCAGACTTCCGATGTCGGAGATGCTCGGCGCTCAGCTTCCCGCTTCGAGGTAATCGAGGACGAGGTTCGTCATTGCCTTTGCGCCGACGGTCAGCGCGCTCTCATCGATGTCGAACTCCGCGGTGTGCAGGTTCGCCGTGATGCCTCGTTCCGGATTGCCGACGCCCAGCACGTAATAGAACCCCGGAATTGCCTCGGCAAAGTGCGCAAAGTCCTCGGCCACCATCTGCTGGCCGGCCATGACGACGTTCTCGCTGCCGAGTGTCGAACGGAGCGAGGCGATTGCCATCTCCGAGAGCTCCGGATCGTTCACCGTTGGGGGATTCGAAGAGTCCGCGAACGACACCGAGGCCGATGCTCCGACGGCTTTCGCAGTGTCCTCCACGATCTGATGGATCGAGTCGCGGGCGAGGTCGCGCACCGCCGGTGACAGCGTCCGGAGGGTTCCCTCCATTTCCACGAGCGGCGGAATGACGTTGAAGCGCGTTCCGCCCCGAATGATCCCGATCGAGACGACGACCGGCTCGGTGGGATCGACGCGGCGGGCATCGATCGTCTGGAGCGCCGTGACGATCTGCGCGGACGCGACGATCGGGTCGACGCCGAGATGCGGCTGCGCGCCGTGGCTCTGCTTTCCTTCGACGCGGATCGAGAAGGTGTCCGACGAGGCGAAGAATGGTCCCGGCCGAACGCCGACGGTTCCGGCTTTGAGCGCCGGCCACGCGTGGAGCGCGAAGATCGCTTCCGGCTCATACTTTTCGAAGATCCCCTCCTCGAGCATCAGCGGCGCCCCTCCCTTCTCGCCCGGCGGCGGCCCCTCCTCGGCGGGCTGGAAGATCATGATCACCCGTCCCGGGAGCGTCTCCCGGTTCTTCCAGAGGACCTCCGCCACGGTCAGCCCGATCGCGATGTGCGAGTCGTGTCCGCACGCGTGCTTCACGCCCGGATTACGCGACTTGTACGGAACGTCGATCGTCTCCTCGATCGGAAGAGCATCGATGTCGGCGCGGACCGCGACGGTTGGTCCCGGCAGTCCGCCTCGAATGTCTCCGACGATTCCGGTGCGCGCGATGCCGGTCTCGATCGGGATGCCGATGTGTCGGAGCTGATCTGCGATCCGCCTGGATGTTTCGACCTCGCGGTTGGAGAGCTCGGGGTACTGATGAAATGTGCGGCGGAGCGCGATGCATTGCTGCGCGAGCGCTTCAATCTGGGCATCGATTTCGGGACGGGGCGCGGCGTTGAGCTCAACCGCGGCGAGCCCGGCAACCATCAGAACGAGTGGGACGACGATCACGTTTCGCATGGACAAAGCCTATAAGAAAAGAGTGAAGAGTGAAGGGTGAAGGGTGA
This window harbors:
- a CDS encoding amidohydrolase, translated to MRNVIVVPLVLMVAGLAAVELNAAPRPEIDAQIEALAQQCIALRRTFHQYPELSNREVETSRRIADQLRHIGIPIETGIARTGIVGDIRGGLPGPTVAVRADIDALPIEETIDVPYKSRNPGVKHACGHDSHIAIGLTVAEVLWKNRETLPGRVIMIFQPAEEGPPPGEKGGAPLMLEEGIFEKYEPEAIFALHAWPALKAGTVGVRPGPFFASSDTFSIRVEGKQSHGAQPHLGVDPIVASAQIVTALQTIDARRVDPTEPVVVSIGIIRGGTRFNVIPPLVEMEGTLRTLSPAVRDLARDSIHQIVEDTAKAVGASASVSFADSSNPPTVNDPELSEMAIASLRSTLGSENVVMAGQQMVAEDFAHFAEAIPGFYYVLGVGNPERGITANLHTAEFDIDESALTVGAKAMTNLVLDYLEAGS